The following coding sequences lie in one Silvibacterium dinghuense genomic window:
- a CDS encoding tetratricopeptide repeat protein, whose translation MDKVALLSEILAQNPSDAFARYGLAMEYASRGEVETSLAEFGHLLTEHPDYTAGYFMAAQTLAKAGRNDEARARLHEGIASAQRTGNQHALSEMQAMLDDLDLAG comes from the coding sequence ATGGACAAAGTTGCCCTGCTCTCCGAAATCCTGGCGCAAAACCCGTCGGATGCCTTCGCACGCTATGGTCTGGCGATGGAATATGCCAGCCGCGGCGAGGTCGAGACCTCACTGGCCGAATTCGGCCACCTGCTTACCGAGCATCCTGACTATACTGCCGGCTACTTCATGGCGGCGCAGACGCTGGCCAAGGCCGGCCGCAATGACGAGGCCCGCGCCCGGCTCCATGAGGGGATTGCATCCGCACAGCGCACCGGCAACCAGCACGCACTCAGCGAAATGCAGGCCATGCTCGACGATCTCGATCTGGCCGGCTGA
- a CDS encoding acyl-CoA thioesterase, with translation MEFSGQSLPVRSVRESRSEMTELILPNDTNTLGNLLGGRLMHFIDLVGAMAAYRHARTHVVTASMDHIDFIAPVHVGDLLILKSSLNRAFNTSMEVGVKVWVENTVAGTYRHVGSAYLTFVAVDARGRSVPVAQLVPETDEDKRRYEDAIRRRELRKLELERKKQARAATPEARV, from the coding sequence ATGGAGTTTTCCGGCCAGTCGTTACCGGTCCGCAGTGTAAGAGAGTCGCGGTCCGAGATGACCGAATTGATTCTGCCGAATGATACGAATACGCTCGGGAACCTGCTGGGCGGACGCCTGATGCACTTTATCGACCTGGTGGGCGCCATGGCTGCCTATCGGCACGCGCGCACGCATGTGGTCACGGCTTCGATGGATCACATCGACTTCATCGCGCCCGTGCATGTGGGCGATCTGCTGATCCTCAAGTCGTCGCTGAACCGCGCCTTCAACACTTCGATGGAAGTAGGCGTGAAGGTGTGGGTGGAGAACACGGTAGCCGGAACCTATCGGCATGTGGGCTCGGCCTATCTCACCTTTGTGGCCGTCGACGCGCGCGGACGCAGCGTGCCGGTCGCGCAGCTGGTGCCGGAGACCGACGAGGACAAGCGCCGCTACGAGGATGCGATCCGTCGTCGCGAGCTGCGCAAGCTGGAGCTGGAGCGCAAGAAGCAGGCGCGCGCGGCAACGCCCGAAGCCCGGGTATAA
- a CDS encoding LON peptidase substrate-binding domain-containing protein has translation MRIPLFPLDVVLFPGAPLPLHIFEDRYKKMIGECLEQNTAFGVVRAQQDGLAVIGCTARMLRVLHQYEDGRLDILCQGEQRFEIEMLDNSLEYLQADVLFLEDEEETATREQRERCAALHFETMELAGMEMEATHLSLDGPISFQLAAALPADLGFKQQILSLRSDAERTAHLLQFYEAILPKLRSSVTTQKTAKKNGHIM, from the coding sequence ATGAGAATCCCCCTCTTTCCGCTGGACGTGGTGCTCTTTCCCGGAGCACCGCTCCCGCTGCACATCTTCGAAGATCGCTACAAGAAGATGATTGGGGAATGCCTCGAGCAGAACACCGCTTTCGGCGTGGTGCGCGCGCAGCAGGACGGCCTGGCCGTCATCGGATGCACAGCCCGTATGCTCCGCGTCCTGCACCAATACGAGGATGGACGTCTCGACATTCTCTGCCAGGGCGAGCAGCGTTTTGAGATCGAGATGCTCGACAACTCACTCGAATATCTGCAGGCCGATGTGCTCTTCCTCGAAGATGAGGAGGAAACGGCAACGCGCGAACAGCGCGAGCGTTGCGCCGCACTGCACTTCGAAACCATGGAGCTTGCCGGTATGGAGATGGAGGCTACGCACCTCAGTCTCGACGGGCCCATCTCGTTTCAGCTCGCTGCGGCACTGCCTGCCGATCTCGGCTTCAAGCAGCAGATACTCAGCCTGCGCTCGGATGCCGAGCGTACTGCACACCTGCTGCAGTTCTACGAAGCCATCCTCCCAAAGCTGCGCAGCAGCGTCACTACACAGAAGACGGCAAAGAAGAACGGCCACATCATGTAG
- a CDS encoding Mrp/NBP35 family ATP-binding protein: MAHGHAHAPAPQPTSLPGVANIIAVGSGKGGVGKTTLSVNLAIALAQLGFRVGLIDADIYGPNVPLMMGTNRQPKVLEGNRIEPNLAHGVKVISVGFISPGDKPLVMRGPMLHQIIRQFLQQVEWGELDFLLIDLPPGTGDVVISLVQTVPLTGAVVVSTPSDVALQDARKALEMFHQVNVEILGLVENMSHFTCPHCHQEIDIFSKGGTERTAQQFGLKFFGSVELDPSIRKGGDSGLPIALAGADSPQARQFYEIARQVAERAQMQSAKDENIFEIS; this comes from the coding sequence ATGGCGCACGGACACGCACATGCCCCGGCCCCGCAGCCTACATCGCTGCCCGGCGTGGCGAACATCATCGCAGTCGGATCAGGCAAGGGAGGAGTAGGCAAAACTACGCTCTCGGTGAACCTGGCCATCGCGCTTGCCCAGCTCGGCTTCCGCGTCGGCCTCATCGACGCCGATATATACGGCCCCAATGTGCCGTTGATGATGGGCACAAATCGCCAGCCGAAGGTCCTCGAGGGCAACCGCATCGAACCGAACCTTGCGCACGGCGTGAAGGTGATCTCGGTCGGCTTCATCTCGCCCGGCGACAAGCCGCTGGTCATGCGCGGACCGATGCTTCACCAGATCATCCGCCAGTTCCTGCAGCAGGTGGAGTGGGGCGAGCTGGACTTCCTGCTCATCGACCTGCCACCGGGCACCGGGGACGTGGTCATCTCGCTGGTGCAGACCGTCCCGCTGACCGGAGCAGTGGTCGTTTCGACGCCCTCTGACGTCGCGTTGCAGGACGCGCGCAAGGCGCTTGAGATGTTTCATCAGGTCAACGTCGAGATTCTCGGACTCGTTGAGAACATGAGCCATTTCACCTGTCCGCACTGCCATCAGGAGATCGATATCTTCTCGAAGGGCGGAACGGAGCGCACCGCGCAGCAATTCGGGCTGAAGTTTTTTGGCTCCGTCGAGCTCGATCCCAGTATTCGCAAAGGCGGCGACAGCGGCCTGCCCATAGCGCTGGCTGGAGCCGACTCGCCGCAGGCCCGGCAGTTCTACGAGATCGCCC
- a CDS encoding magnesium chelatase, translated as MSHPSLPSTLGALRSSAKFSAARLADRTVKDEMRENLIARLRSGETIFPGIIGYEDTVVPQIINAVLSRQNFILLGLRGQAKSRILRSLTALLDEQAPYIAGCEIRDNPYRPLCKRCQMLIAEKGDATPIAWMGRSERYIEKLATPDVTVADLIGDLDPIKAARRGEDLASELTVHYGLLPRANRGIFAINELADLAGKIQVALFNIMQEGDVQIKGYPVRLELDVALTFSANPEDYTARGKIVTPLKDRIGSEIRTHYAESLEEGLAITAQEAWTERGHAKLVLPQYLREIVEQVAFTAREDKRVDKRSGVSQRLPISTMELVVSNAERRALVHSEEEVVPRVGDLYTAVPGITGKVELEYEGEMRGADTVVKEILRTAIGRIFDRYFADLNTQQIEQWFNLGGSTKVEDSQPTEATLEELKQIQGLIEKLKPLGITAKSSAAETVAAAEFLLEGMVAHRRISRSEERAFFAEKKQQPARRERPSEETEYEQWQTRRSRRGNFN; from the coding sequence ATGTCCCATCCCAGCCTGCCATCCACACTCGGAGCACTCCGCAGCAGCGCCAAATTTTCCGCTGCGCGTCTGGCAGACCGCACCGTGAAAGACGAGATGCGCGAAAATCTGATTGCGCGGCTGCGCTCCGGCGAAACCATTTTTCCCGGCATCATCGGCTACGAAGACACGGTTGTTCCGCAGATCATCAATGCCGTGCTCTCGCGGCAGAACTTCATTCTTCTCGGCCTGCGCGGGCAGGCCAAGAGCCGCATTCTGCGCTCGCTCACAGCGCTGCTTGATGAACAGGCGCCCTACATTGCCGGATGCGAGATTCGCGACAATCCCTACCGCCCACTCTGCAAGCGGTGCCAAATGCTGATCGCCGAGAAGGGCGACGCCACGCCGATTGCATGGATGGGACGCAGCGAGCGCTATATCGAAAAGCTCGCCACGCCGGACGTTACGGTGGCCGACCTGATCGGCGATCTCGATCCCATCAAGGCGGCGCGGCGCGGCGAAGACCTGGCCAGCGAGCTGACCGTGCACTACGGCCTGCTGCCCCGCGCGAATCGCGGCATCTTCGCCATCAATGAGCTCGCCGACCTCGCCGGCAAGATTCAGGTTGCGCTCTTCAACATCATGCAGGAAGGCGATGTGCAGATTAAGGGCTATCCGGTGCGCCTCGAGCTCGATGTGGCCCTGACCTTCAGTGCCAACCCCGAGGATTACACGGCGCGCGGCAAGATTGTGACTCCGCTCAAGGACCGCATCGGCTCGGAGATTCGCACGCACTACGCCGAAAGCCTCGAAGAGGGTCTGGCCATCACCGCGCAGGAGGCGTGGACCGAGCGCGGCCATGCGAAGCTCGTCCTCCCACAGTATCTACGCGAGATTGTCGAGCAGGTGGCCTTTACTGCCCGCGAAGACAAGCGTGTGGACAAGCGCAGCGGCGTGAGCCAGCGCCTGCCCATCTCCACGATGGAGCTGGTTGTCTCGAATGCGGAACGCCGGGCTCTTGTGCACAGCGAGGAGGAAGTGGTGCCCCGCGTCGGCGATCTGTATACCGCCGTTCCCGGCATCACCGGCAAGGTCGAGCTCGAGTATGAGGGCGAGATGCGCGGCGCGGACACCGTGGTCAAGGAGATTCTGCGTACCGCCATCGGCCGCATCTTCGATCGCTACTTCGCCGACCTGAACACGCAGCAAATCGAGCAATGGTTCAATCTCGGCGGATCGACGAAGGTGGAGGACAGCCAGCCGACCGAGGCCACGCTGGAAGAACTGAAGCAGATCCAGGGCCTGATCGAAAAGCTCAAGCCGCTCGGGATCACAGCCAAAAGTTCCGCGGCTGAGACGGTAGCCGCTGCCGAGTTCTTACTGGAAGGCATGGTCGCCCATCGCCGGATTTCGCGCAGCGAGGAGCGCGCCTTCTTCGCGGAAAAGAAGCAGCAGCCGGCACGGCGCGAACGTCCCAGCGAAGAGACCGAATACGAGCAATGGCAGACGCGGCGCTCGCGGCGGGGAAACTTTAATTAG